In one Gemmatimonadota bacterium genomic region, the following are encoded:
- a CDS encoding vanadium-dependent haloperoxidase produces MNVSSRAVLVAVSALSLSACGPRAATPSDPQLVAQWLRTTLAFARSERLGPPVAARISAYASLALYEGYASDPASPLRSMAGQLNRLDALPAAPEGGPVDGATVAAEAMRLVLDSLFRDGFASTRRTIDSLAKAQVAAREAAGVSAAQRDRSVAHGHALGGALLAWAATDSFFATRGRVWTPSTKHDQWENTATLDQYVPQTLSGQSDVVVTKNPNAALEPERESEKWVFSNRPKAAGSNTLPTFNPVRPTEPYWGNLRTFVLRDGDDCAAPKPLEYSEKPNSPFWKMGKQFYDTVKALTPDQRNIALFWADNPVATGTPGFHWISVTNQMIVRRHLTADDAAEVYALTSLAIADAFIGCWKEKYRSMVVRPVAYVQRVFDKQYRTVIPTPPFPEYTSGHSVQSGAAVAVLAKVLGDTIPFSDSTQMDVGQPARAFKNFSAARDEVAISRIYAGVHYFPAVYDGLTQGQCIGQRVLDRVKTRRAK; encoded by the coding sequence ATGAACGTTTCGTCTCGCGCCGTCCTTGTTGCGGTGTCCGCGTTGTCCCTGTCCGCGTGCGGGCCGCGGGCCGCCACGCCGTCCGATCCACAGTTGGTGGCGCAGTGGTTGCGCACCACGCTTGCGTTCGCGCGATCCGAGCGGCTGGGGCCACCGGTGGCGGCGCGCATTTCGGCATACGCCTCGCTGGCGCTGTACGAAGGCTACGCGTCGGATCCCGCGTCGCCGTTGCGCTCGATGGCGGGTCAGCTGAACCGGCTCGATGCACTGCCGGCGGCGCCCGAGGGCGGCCCGGTAGACGGCGCGACCGTTGCCGCCGAGGCGATGCGCCTGGTACTCGATTCGTTATTCCGCGACGGCTTTGCGAGTACGCGGCGCACGATCGATTCGCTCGCTAAGGCGCAGGTAGCGGCGCGCGAGGCGGCCGGCGTGTCGGCGGCGCAACGTGACCGCTCCGTGGCGCACGGGCACGCGCTGGGCGGCGCCCTGCTGGCGTGGGCGGCGACGGACAGCTTCTTCGCAACGCGAGGGCGCGTGTGGACGCCGTCCACCAAGCACGATCAGTGGGAGAACACGGCCACCCTCGACCAGTATGTGCCGCAGACGTTGTCGGGGCAGTCCGACGTTGTGGTGACGAAGAATCCGAATGCCGCGCTGGAACCGGAGCGCGAGTCGGAGAAGTGGGTGTTCTCCAATCGTCCCAAGGCGGCGGGGAGCAATACGCTTCCGACGTTTAATCCGGTGCGTCCGACCGAACCGTACTGGGGAAATCTTCGCACGTTTGTTCTGCGCGACGGCGACGACTGCGCGGCGCCAAAGCCCCTGGAATACTCCGAGAAGCCGAATTCTCCGTTCTGGAAGATGGGGAAGCAGTTCTACGATACGGTCAAGGCGCTTACGCCGGACCAGCGGAATATTGCGCTCTTTTGGGCGGACAACCCCGTGGCAACGGGCACTCCAGGTTTTCACTGGATCAGTGTGACGAACCAGATGATTGTGCGCCGCCATCTCACGGCGGACGATGCGGCGGAAGTGTACGCCCTCACGTCGCTGGCCATTGCGGATGCCTTCATTGGTTGCTGGAAGGAAAAGTACCGCTCGATGGTGGTGCGGCCGGTGGCGTATGTGCAGCGCGTGTTCGACAAGCAGTACCGCACCGTGATTCCAACGCCGCCATTCCCGGAGTACACCTCTGGGCACTCGGTGCAGTCCGGTGCGGCGGTGGCGGTGCTGGCCAAGGTGCTGGGTGACACGATTCCGTTTAGCGATTCCACGCAGATGGATGTCGGGCAGCCGGCGCGGGCCTTCAAGAATTTCTCGGCCGCGCGCGATGAAGTGGCGATTTCGCGCATTTATGCCGGGGTGCACTACTTCCCCGCGGTGTACGACGGTCTCACGCAGGGGCAGTGCATTGGGCAGCGCGTGCTCGACCGCGTCAAGACGCGGCGCGCGAAGTGA
- a CDS encoding TPM domain-containing protein, whose product MLTPLFRSLRAVVALLAAALVASASLPAQQPAGPVIPPPRGMVNDFAGVISADQVQRLERLARVVREASGGEIAVVTLADIAGRDVGDIALRIGREWKVGSAAKIGEAQRNTGIVILLVPRETSSDGKGHVSIQTGQGTEGFITDAQAGDIRREATPLLQRRDYGTALELMAQRVAERYAGNFGFSLDSVARMPLASERVAAPDRRRSRGMPPILAVVLFVIAVLVLSGGRGNGCLWLLLASQSGRRGGGGFGGGFGGGGGGGGGFGGFGGGGGFSGGGSSGDY is encoded by the coding sequence ATGCTCACCCCACTCTTTCGCTCTCTGCGCGCCGTTGTGGCCTTGCTGGCCGCGGCTTTGGTCGCGTCCGCGTCACTGCCTGCGCAGCAGCCGGCGGGGCCAGTCATTCCGCCGCCGCGTGGAATGGTCAACGACTTTGCCGGCGTCATTTCCGCTGATCAAGTGCAGCGACTGGAGCGACTCGCTCGGGTGGTGCGCGAGGCGTCCGGTGGCGAGATCGCCGTGGTGACGCTCGCCGACATCGCCGGGCGTGACGTGGGCGACATCGCGCTTCGTATTGGGCGGGAATGGAAAGTTGGTTCAGCGGCAAAGATCGGTGAGGCGCAGCGCAATACGGGGATCGTGATTCTGCTGGTGCCGCGCGAAACGAGCTCTGACGGAAAGGGGCACGTTTCCATCCAAACAGGACAGGGTACCGAGGGGTTCATTACCGACGCGCAGGCTGGTGACATTCGTCGCGAGGCGACGCCGCTTTTGCAGCGCCGTGACTATGGCACCGCGTTGGAACTGATGGCGCAGCGGGTGGCCGAGCGGTATGCGGGGAACTTTGGGTTCTCGCTCGACTCTGTGGCGCGGATGCCGCTGGCCTCGGAGCGGGTGGCGGCGCCGGATCGCCGGCGCTCTCGCGGTATGCCACCGATACTGGCCGTGGTGTTGTTCGTGATCGCGGTGCTCGTGTTGTCGGGCGGCCGTGGCAATGGCTGCCTCTGGCTCCTGCTGGCCTCGCAGAGCGGTCGGCGTGGTGGAGGCGGGTTCGGGGGCGGCTTTGGTGGTGGCGGAGGCGGGGGTGGCGGGTTTGGCGGGTTTGGTGGCGGGGGTGGTTTTTCTGGCGGCGGCTCGAGCGGAGATTACTAG
- a CDS encoding DUF4397 domain-containing protein, with protein MRVSRFLLVVAGMIGVQACTADSTGHPTTFTNPPLAYIRYINAVSDTFNMDFRAIDQVEFSQPFLNVAYRALGDGNFQGWQAGSRHIRVFPNMSITTSGVAVDPLVVSQVLIDTTYSFTAGQYYTIIHTGQYRAGGVKAKLWIINDAQPAQGSGIAVRVLHAGANQPNVDVWVTDGTAALAGAATISNMSFGTAQAYQARALGATNVKLTAVGDPTTAVGSATGYTMGAGTAGTTLADPLGGSGVAGTIATAFIFGPSVTGSKAAAAATASVVWFMDKQPPRTTSP; from the coding sequence ATGCGAGTCTCGCGATTTCTCCTTGTGGTAGCCGGTATGATCGGCGTGCAGGCCTGCACGGCCGACTCGACCGGTCACCCGACGACGTTCACGAACCCGCCGTTGGCGTACATCCGGTACATCAACGCGGTGTCCGACACGTTCAATATGGATTTCCGCGCCATCGATCAGGTTGAGTTCAGCCAGCCGTTCCTCAACGTGGCCTATCGGGCCCTCGGTGACGGAAACTTTCAGGGCTGGCAGGCGGGTTCGCGCCATATCCGCGTGTTCCCGAATATGAGCATCACCACGTCGGGCGTGGCAGTTGATCCGTTGGTCGTGAGCCAGGTGCTCATCGACACGACCTACAGCTTCACGGCTGGCCAGTACTACACGATCATCCACACGGGTCAGTACCGTGCGGGTGGCGTGAAGGCCAAGCTGTGGATCATCAACGATGCACAGCCGGCGCAGGGCTCTGGCATCGCGGTTCGCGTACTACACGCGGGCGCGAACCAGCCCAACGTTGACGTGTGGGTGACGGACGGCACGGCGGCACTCGCCGGCGCTGCCACCATCTCCAACATGTCGTTCGGCACGGCGCAGGCGTATCAGGCTCGTGCCTTGGGCGCGACCAACGTCAAGCTGACGGCTGTGGGCGATCCCACAACCGCAGTCGGTTCTGCTACCGGCTACACGATGGGCGCTGGCACGGCCGGCACGACGCTGGCTGACCCGCTCGGTGGATCGGGCGTGGCTGGCACGATCGCCACGGCGTTCATCTTTGGCCCGTCGGTGACGGGTTCCAAGGCTGCCGCTGCGGCCACGGCGTCGGTAGTTTGGTTTATGGACAAGCAGCCGCCGCGCACCACCTCGCCGTAA
- a CDS encoding LemA family protein, translated as MRFRSLVLAFPLVLGACGYNSIQSMDENAAAAQKQIAVQLQRRADLVPNLVETVKGYAAHEAEVFEKVAQARAGLAGAVSGGKIGEMADANQQMTGALGRLLAISENYPTLKSDQNFLRLQDELTGTENRIAVSRTDYNGAVQAYNEYIRKFPQVMTAKVIGSKAREYFDVTNPGAREAPKVDFSKPAAKP; from the coding sequence ATGCGATTTCGTTCCCTAGTGTTGGCGTTCCCCCTCGTGCTGGGCGCGTGCGGCTACAACTCCATTCAGTCGATGGACGAGAATGCGGCGGCCGCGCAGAAGCAGATTGCGGTGCAGTTGCAGCGCCGTGCCGACCTTGTCCCGAATCTTGTCGAGACCGTGAAGGGGTACGCGGCGCACGAAGCGGAAGTGTTTGAAAAGGTGGCGCAGGCGCGCGCCGGACTGGCGGGCGCGGTCAGCGGAGGCAAGATTGGCGAGATGGCAGACGCCAACCAGCAGATGACCGGCGCGCTGGGCCGGTTGCTCGCGATTTCGGAGAACTATCCGACGCTCAAGAGCGACCAGAACTTTTTGCGGTTGCAGGACGAGTTGACCGGTACCGAGAATCGCATTGCGGTGTCGCGCACAGATTACAACGGCGCGGTGCAAGCGTACAATGAGTACATCCGCAAGTTTCCGCAGGTGATGACGGCGAAGGTGATTGGTTCGAAGGCGCGCGAGTACTTTGACGTCACCAACCCTGGGGCTCGCGAAGCGCCGAAGGTGGACTTTTCAAAGCCAGCGGCCAAGCCGTAG
- a CDS encoding carboxypeptidase-like regulatory domain-containing protein: MAGLPTAAMSQKGTAQIAGTVTDITTHMVIINADVIHLGLGRVTVTDSAGKFLLTDLQPGIVRILVRAKGYPSSVNTIALARGEFMTRDFELDSSATGRANAQKLPSVAVSAPKPAEPRYADFERRRATGRGHYITRDDIEKGGFANLQDAMKGIRGVALDCGGATAGAASGTSLGCNIRMARAPMRCNPEYIVDERVDNDFGPNVAIRDIEALEVYTGPSDVPGEFAGRYAGCGVIVIWTKNGPPRKKP; this comes from the coding sequence GTGGCCGGCCTCCCCACTGCGGCGATGTCTCAAAAGGGGACAGCTCAGATCGCCGGAACCGTCACGGATATAACCACTCATATGGTTATTATCAACGCCGATGTCATCCACCTAGGCCTTGGCCGCGTAACCGTCACCGATTCCGCCGGCAAGTTCCTTCTAACCGATCTCCAGCCCGGCATTGTTCGGATTCTGGTGCGCGCCAAAGGGTACCCGTCCTCCGTCAACACCATAGCCCTCGCCCGCGGCGAGTTCATGACCCGCGACTTTGAGCTGGACTCTTCAGCCACCGGCCGCGCGAACGCCCAAAAACTCCCGTCGGTCGCGGTCAGCGCTCCCAAACCGGCGGAACCGCGTTACGCCGACTTTGAGCGGCGGCGCGCCACGGGGCGCGGGCATTACATCACACGCGACGACATCGAAAAAGGAGGCTTTGCCAACCTCCAAGACGCCATGAAAGGAATCCGCGGCGTCGCCCTCGACTGCGGCGGGGCCACCGCTGGCGCGGCTTCAGGCACAAGCTTGGGCTGCAATATCCGCATGGCCCGTGCGCCGATGCGCTGCAATCCGGAATACATTGTAGATGAGCGCGTCGATAACGACTTCGGACCAAACGTCGCCATCCGGGACATCGAGGCGCTGGAGGTCTATACCGGACCCTCCGACGTGCCGGGCGAGTTCGCCGGGCGCTACGCTGGCTGCGGCGTGATTGTCATTTGGACCAAGAACGGACCGCCTCGAAAAAAACCATGA
- a CDS encoding carboxypeptidase-like regulatory domain-containing protein: protein MTRPLRDSSRSGLVRACQWLALALLLCTHKTDAQVIRGRITVRQTEARVIGARVSAHDSAGLPLHEVFSDSSGHFTLKVDGRPFSIAVRKIGWQPSFTELIKGIAATDTVEMNLEIPAEPPSLSPVEIVTTVDAASLGPRRLQEARRRGWQVFEPELVASRRADSPFFADLMRAAQVQSILLPQKPSDCVRSMRNNRCLTYIVDDQVIGYQLAIQPSDVYFFAVLTGVQSSVMWGDRAPYGAIVIYTRMYGDRRER, encoded by the coding sequence GTGACAAGGCCGCTGCGCGATTCGTCGCGCAGCGGCCTTGTGCGTGCCTGCCAGTGGCTCGCGTTGGCGTTGCTGCTCTGCACGCACAAGACGGACGCGCAGGTGATTCGCGGGCGAATCACCGTGCGGCAAACCGAGGCACGCGTGATTGGAGCGCGCGTGAGCGCACACGACAGTGCGGGCCTCCCCCTCCACGAGGTGTTCAGCGACTCGTCGGGACATTTCACGCTCAAGGTTGACGGGCGACCGTTTTCGATTGCCGTGCGCAAGATTGGGTGGCAGCCGTCGTTCACGGAGTTGATCAAAGGGATCGCCGCGACCGACACGGTGGAGATGAATCTCGAAATTCCGGCGGAGCCGCCGTCATTGTCACCGGTGGAGATTGTGACCACCGTTGACGCCGCATCGCTTGGGCCGCGTCGGTTGCAGGAGGCCCGGCGCCGAGGGTGGCAGGTGTTTGAGCCCGAGTTAGTGGCGAGCCGGCGCGCGGACTCGCCCTTTTTTGCCGACCTCATGCGCGCGGCCCAGGTGCAGAGTATTTTGTTGCCGCAAAAGCCGAGTGATTGTGTCCGCTCTATGCGCAACAACCGATGCCTGACGTATATCGTGGACGATCAGGTCATTGGGTATCAGTTGGCCATTCAGCCGTCTGATGTGTACTTCTTTGCGGTGCTCACCGGCGTGCAGTCGTCGGTGATGTGGGGGGACCGTGCGCCCTACGGCGCCATTGTCATTTACACCCGGATGTACGGCGACCGGCGCGAGCGATAG
- a CDS encoding VCBS repeat-containing protein, producing MHWAARARPRQDAAREVSVEERQRLAARVVRRAQAVALALIGVCAVAACGSRVDTAWHQADGYRWRALALPWRGQDGFTQLTSSSTGLVHRNDVDDEHAMANRNLLIGAGVALGDIDGDGLPDMFLASVERPAALYRNTGGFHFEDVTASSGIDTKGLATTGAVFADVNGDGHPDLVVGTLGGPLKLWLNDGKGHFADATAGSGLDSGYAATTLTMADVDGNGTLDLYVATYKKRNSLDAFPPQARSFDQVVKKINGKYEVVDPWKGEYRVEDRPDLGGIVRSQRAEVDLFYLNDGKGHFTRVPINGPRFTGEDGKTLTVEPDFFTLAARFYDVNGDGAPDLYVCNDFEDPDQFWLNDGTGNFRLTPSLSIRETSNTCMSVDFADVNRDGHVDLFTTDMLSPTLGVRQRQIPTHTPLPKKVGLTPDRGQWMRNALQLNRGDGTWAQAADFAGVAATDWSWASAFVDVDLDGYEDLLVVNGHRWDIRDADTFERIRNSFPRVPWNREQGEFPRLAARSVALRNRGDASFADVSAAWGFGVDEAISQGMALADFDGDGDLDVLVTRLDAPPVVYRNESKAPRVAVRLKGVSPNDQGIGAVVSVLAPSLPVQSRELTAGGYYMSGSDMQLAFASGRDSLVTIEVKWRDGRRSIIRNTPPNRLYEIDQAGASNQPSTIPSPADAARPLFENATALLGGHTHVDSIFDDYRRQPLLPNRFSQLGPGVSWIDTDGDGREDLVVGTGRGGALTVLRNAGNRFSATAAPGGAAKWDVTTILPVPDARGGTTLLAGQASYESASPAEALGVPSVLGYALRAGALVTPVPMAPPESASVGPMALGDVNGDGRLDLFVGARIVPGSWPFPAPSHLYLRTADGRFVADTVNAKVLASLGLLSSALFADLDGDGWPELVVAAEWGPVRILHNEKGRFRDVTREWGMSAMTSRWNGLAAGDFDGDGKIDLVATSWGLNTPWQATAERPYELVVGNFGTGGPGLLFARRDSLTGRELPLESFSRLGVALPSVRERIASFTEYSKLTVDSVLGDAAKSAMRVGATTFEHTVFLNKGGRFEAHALPRAAQIAPAFGVVVADFNGDGREDLFLAQNFSPTDIRTMRFDAGAGQLLLGDGRGVFSALSVRGSGISVLGDGRGAAAADYDGDGRVDLAVSQNGAATTLWHNVGAAVGLRVRLSAGAGNPLGIGVQLRVVSGTNRGPVREVHGGGGYWSMDGAVSVLALPAGATTLWVRWPGGREQTVPIAAGQRELTVRAPE from the coding sequence GTGCATTGGGCAGCGCGTGCTCGACCGCGTCAAGACGCGGCGCGCGAAGTGAGTGTTGAGGAGCGGCAACGGCTCGCGGCGCGCGTCGTCCGCCGCGCGCAGGCGGTGGCGCTCGCGCTGATTGGCGTCTGTGCGGTCGCGGCGTGCGGCTCGCGCGTGGACACGGCCTGGCATCAGGCCGACGGCTATCGCTGGCGCGCGCTCGCGCTGCCGTGGCGCGGGCAGGATGGCTTTACGCAACTCACGTCCTCCTCGACCGGGCTCGTCCATCGCAACGATGTGGACGACGAGCACGCGATGGCCAATCGCAATCTGCTGATTGGCGCGGGCGTGGCCTTAGGTGATATAGACGGCGACGGTTTGCCTGACATGTTTCTTGCCTCCGTGGAGCGTCCGGCGGCGCTGTATCGCAACACGGGTGGTTTTCACTTTGAAGACGTGACCGCCAGCAGCGGCATCGATACGAAGGGCCTCGCGACCACCGGCGCCGTCTTTGCCGACGTCAACGGCGACGGCCATCCTGACCTCGTGGTCGGTACGCTCGGTGGACCGCTCAAGCTTTGGCTCAACGACGGCAAAGGGCATTTTGCCGACGCCACCGCGGGGAGCGGTCTCGACAGCGGCTACGCGGCCACCACGCTCACGATGGCCGATGTGGACGGCAATGGCACGCTCGATCTCTACGTGGCCACATACAAGAAACGCAATTCGCTCGATGCCTTTCCACCGCAGGCGCGGTCGTTTGATCAGGTGGTGAAGAAGATCAACGGAAAATACGAGGTCGTCGATCCGTGGAAGGGCGAGTACCGCGTCGAAGACCGCCCAGATCTCGGCGGCATTGTTCGCTCGCAGCGCGCCGAAGTGGACCTCTTCTATTTGAATGACGGCAAGGGACACTTCACGCGCGTGCCGATCAATGGGCCACGATTTACGGGCGAAGATGGCAAGACGCTCACGGTCGAGCCTGACTTCTTTACCCTGGCCGCACGCTTCTATGATGTGAATGGCGACGGCGCGCCGGACCTGTACGTGTGCAATGACTTTGAAGACCCCGACCAGTTCTGGCTGAACGACGGCACGGGAAACTTCCGACTCACGCCGTCGCTCTCCATTCGGGAAACCAGCAACACCTGTATGTCGGTGGACTTCGCCGACGTGAATCGCGACGGGCACGTCGATTTATTCACCACCGACATGCTCAGCCCCACCCTCGGCGTTCGGCAGCGCCAGATTCCCACGCATACGCCGCTCCCCAAGAAGGTCGGGCTCACCCCCGATCGTGGGCAGTGGATGCGGAACGCGCTGCAGCTCAATCGCGGTGACGGTACGTGGGCTCAGGCCGCGGACTTTGCGGGTGTCGCCGCCACCGATTGGTCGTGGGCGTCGGCGTTTGTGGATGTGGATCTCGATGGCTATGAAGATCTCCTCGTGGTGAACGGGCATCGCTGGGATATTCGAGATGCCGATACGTTCGAACGCATTCGCAATAGTTTCCCGCGCGTGCCGTGGAATCGTGAGCAGGGCGAGTTCCCGCGCCTCGCGGCGCGCAGTGTGGCGTTGCGGAATCGCGGCGATGCCAGTTTTGCGGATGTGAGCGCCGCATGGGGCTTCGGTGTGGACGAGGCGATTTCGCAGGGGATGGCGCTCGCCGATTTTGACGGCGACGGCGATCTCGATGTGTTGGTGACACGGCTCGACGCGCCGCCGGTGGTCTATCGCAACGAGAGCAAGGCGCCACGCGTGGCGGTGCGACTCAAGGGCGTGTCGCCGAACGACCAGGGGATTGGCGCGGTGGTGAGTGTGTTGGCGCCTTCGCTGCCGGTGCAGTCGCGAGAACTCACGGCGGGCGGCTACTACATGTCGGGCAGCGATATGCAGCTCGCCTTTGCCTCGGGGCGCGATTCGCTGGTCACGATCGAAGTGAAATGGCGCGACGGGCGGCGCAGCATCATTCGGAATACGCCGCCGAATCGCTTATACGAGATTGATCAGGCTGGCGCCTCGAACCAACCCTCCACGATTCCATCGCCGGCCGACGCGGCTCGCCCGCTCTTTGAGAATGCCACGGCGTTGCTCGGTGGACACACGCACGTAGACTCGATCTTTGATGACTACCGGCGTCAGCCGCTGCTGCCGAATCGTTTTAGTCAGCTCGGACCGGGCGTGAGTTGGATCGACACGGACGGTGACGGTCGAGAAGATCTTGTTGTGGGCACGGGACGTGGCGGTGCTCTTACCGTGTTGCGCAACGCAGGAAATCGCTTCAGTGCAACCGCAGCGCCCGGTGGCGCGGCGAAGTGGGACGTCACCACGATTCTCCCCGTGCCGGACGCGCGTGGCGGCACCACGCTCCTCGCGGGGCAGGCGAGCTACGAGTCGGCGTCGCCCGCTGAGGCGCTCGGGGTGCCCTCGGTACTCGGCTATGCGCTCCGCGCCGGTGCACTCGTTACGCCTGTGCCGATGGCGCCGCCCGAGAGTGCGAGCGTTGGTCCAATGGCGCTCGGCGATGTGAATGGCGACGGACGGCTCGATTTATTTGTTGGCGCGCGCATTGTTCCAGGCAGTTGGCCATTCCCAGCGCCCTCGCATCTATATCTCCGCACCGCCGACGGCCGCTTTGTGGCCGATACCGTGAACGCGAAGGTGCTCGCGTCGCTCGGGCTGTTGTCGTCTGCCTTGTTTGCCGATCTGGATGGCGATGGATGGCCGGAGCTTGTGGTGGCCGCCGAGTGGGGACCTGTTCGAATTCTGCACAATGAGAAAGGACGGTTCCGCGACGTCACGCGCGAGTGGGGGATGAGTGCGATGACGAGTCGGTGGAATGGTCTCGCCGCCGGTGATTTTGATGGCGACGGGAAAATCGATTTGGTGGCCACGAGCTGGGGGCTCAACACGCCGTGGCAAGCGACGGCGGAACGTCCGTACGAACTCGTGGTTGGAAATTTCGGGACCGGTGGTCCCGGGCTACTATTTGCGCGGCGCGACTCACTCACGGGGCGCGAGCTTCCGCTCGAGTCGTTCTCACGGCTCGGCGTGGCGTTGCCGTCGGTGCGCGAGCGCATTGCCTCGTTTACCGAGTATTCCAAACTGACCGTGGACAGCGTGCTCGGCGATGCGGCCAAGAGTGCGATGCGTGTGGGTGCGACGACGTTTGAGCACACGGTGTTTTTGAACAAGGGTGGTCGCTTTGAAGCGCACGCCTTGCCGCGTGCCGCGCAGATTGCGCCAGCGTTCGGGGTGGTGGTCGCCGATTTCAACGGCGACGGGCGCGAAGATCTGTTCCTCGCGCAGAATTTCTCTCCGACGGACATTCGCACGATGCGCTTCGACGCCGGCGCAGGACAGTTGCTCCTCGGCGATGGACGCGGCGTGTTTAGCGCGCTCAGCGTTCGTGGCTCTGGGATTTCCGTGCTTGGGGATGGCCGCGGCGCGGCGGCCGCGGATTACGACGGCGATGGGCGCGTCGATCTTGCCGTGTCGCAGAACGGCGCGGCGACGACGCTCTGGCACAACGTGGGAGCGGCCGTCGGATTGCGAGTGCGACTGAGTGCCGGTGCCGGCAATCCGCTCGGTATCGGCGTGCAGCTGCGCGTGGTGAGCGGCACGAACCGCGGTCCGGTGCGCGAGGTGCACGGTGGCGGCGGCTACTGGTCGATGGACGGTGCGGTGAGCGTCCTTGCGTTGCCGGCCGGTGCCACCACGCTTTGGGTGCGCTGGCCAGGCGGGCGCGAGCAGACGGTTCCGATCGCTGCGGGGCAGCGCGAGCTGACGGTGCGCGCGCCAGAGTAA
- a CDS encoding thioredoxin domain-containing protein has translation MTVCITNTAPLRPFLLLLALTLACSSSEQKPQKSLIQTKLAERALAETRTDSFTLIADRGRVLGDPAARVWVTIVSDFQCAPCKQWHQDVLPLLRKEYAASGRVRLAFVHFPQAEHLNAQTASIAATCAAHQGKFWEAADRIFDTQARWMNLPDARPYLDSVSIAVGVNAAPLRLCTERAQALKLIRDDIERSRSARVDSLPTFFIGTRRMSGAASIATLRTAINAALAGQ, from the coding sequence ATGACCGTGTGCATCACCAACACAGCACCGCTCCGTCCGTTCCTCCTGCTCCTCGCCCTGACGCTGGCCTGCAGTTCGTCGGAACAGAAGCCGCAGAAAAGCTTGATCCAAACCAAACTCGCCGAGCGCGCGCTCGCCGAGACCCGCACAGACTCCTTCACCCTGATCGCCGACCGCGGCCGCGTACTCGGCGATCCCGCCGCTCGCGTCTGGGTCACGATCGTCAGCGATTTTCAGTGCGCCCCCTGCAAACAATGGCATCAGGACGTGCTGCCGCTGCTGCGCAAAGAGTATGCAGCGTCCGGACGCGTACGCCTCGCGTTCGTCCACTTCCCGCAAGCAGAGCACCTCAACGCGCAGACGGCCTCCATCGCCGCCACCTGTGCGGCGCACCAGGGCAAGTTCTGGGAAGCGGCGGATCGCATCTTCGACACGCAGGCCCGTTGGATGAACCTGCCCGATGCGCGCCCCTATCTCGACTCCGTCAGCATTGCCGTGGGAGTCAACGCCGCTCCACTCCGCCTGTGCACCGAACGCGCGCAGGCGCTCAAGCTCATTCGTGATGACATCGAACGGAGCCGTTCGGCGCGCGTCGACTCGCTCCCGACGTTCTTTATTGGCACACGGCGCATGAGCGGCGCGGCATCGATCGCGACGTTGCGGACCGCAATCAACGCGGCACTCGCCGGCCAGTAA